The following coding sequences are from one Pelmatolapia mariae isolate MD_Pm_ZW linkage group LG4, Pm_UMD_F_2, whole genome shotgun sequence window:
- the med15 gene encoding mediator of RNA polymerase II transcription subunit 15 isoform X4 — translation MEMSGADSDWRSPQFRQKVVAQIEEAIRKAGTSNTTHKSGTDMENHVYVKAKSREEYLSLVARLIIHFRDIHKKALGGSVGGPGPMPMQQLVQQQQQQQQNAMQFQQFQQQQQNAMQQQQNAIQQQQQQQNAIQQQQQQFQVQQQLRAQQQQMQQQLQQQQQQQQQAQNQQQQNQMHQSRLQLMQLQQHAQAQAQAQAQAQAQAQAQAQAQAQSIQQMVQQQQQQVQAQTQPVQMPPHSQQQQQQQQQQSGMVPQSLAGQIPSQHVSLNQQQQRLQAFQARAALQQQQQQAAQQAQQAAAQAQLNAAAAAAAVPGQLVRPGMQIPARLPRAPLNPIPPQNTTTAAAGVVGVQAMTPQQMSSPSPVQVPTPQSMPPPPQPSPQPPTSQPNSASSGPTPSPGGFQPSPSPQPSPSPANSRTPQNYGVPSPGPLSTPVNPSSVMSPAGPTSLEDQQYMEKLKQLSKYIEPLRRMINKIDKNEDRKKDLSKMKSLLNILTDPNTRCPLKTLQKCEIALEKLKNDMAVPTPPPPPVATNKQYLCQPLLDAVMANIRSPVFNHSLYRSFAPAMSAIHGPPIMGPNISGRKRKHEDDERQTIPNILQGEVARLDVKFLVNLDPSYCSNNGTVHLICKLDDKNLPSVPPLQLSVPADYPDQSPHWADDGEQYGANSFLQTVHRNMTSKLLQLPDKHSVTELLNTWARSVQQACLSAA, via the exons ATGGAAATGTCGGGAGCGGACAGCGACTGGAGGAGCCCACAGTTCCGACAGAAAGTCGTGGCTCAGAT CGAAGAGGCCATAAGGAAGGCAGGAACCTCGAACACCACGCACAAGTCGGGCACGGACATGGAGAACCACGTCTACGTCAAAGCCAAATCCAGG GAGGAGTATTTATCTCTGGTGGCCCGGCTGATCATTCACTTCAGAGACATCC ATAAGAAGGCTCTTGGAGGTTCAG TCGGCGGACCGGGACCTATGCCCATGCAGCAGTtggtgcagcagcagcaacagcagcagcagaacgCCATGCAGTTCCAGCAGttccaacaacagcagcagaacgccatgcagcagcagcagaacgccatccaacagcagcagcagcagcagaacgccatccagcagcagcagcagcagttccaGGTGCAGCAACAGCTGAGGGCACAGCAGCAACAgatgcagcagcagctccaacagcagcagcagcagcagcagcaggcccagaaccagcagcagcagaaccaG ATGCACCAGTCCAGGCTGCAGCTTATGCAGCTCCAGCAGCACGCTCAGGCCCAGGCTCAAGCCCAAGCTCAAGCCCAAGCCCAGGCTCAGGCTCAGGCCCAGGCCCAGGCCCAGTCCATCCAGCAGatggtgcagcagcagcagcagcaggtccaGGCTCAGACTCAGCCGGTTCAGATGCCTCCTCACtcccagcagcaacagcagcagcagcagcagcagtcggGCATGGTGCCTCAGTCTCTGGCCGGACAGATCCCATCCCAGCACGTCTCTctgaaccagcagcagcagaggctgCAGGCCTTCCAG GCCCGTGCAgccttgcagcagcagcagcagcaggcagcgCAGCAAGCTCAGCAGGCCGCAGCGCAAGCACAGCTCAACGCAGCCGCCGCTGCAGCCGCCGTGCCTGGACAG CTGGTTCGTCCTGGGATGCAGATTCCAGCCCGGCTACCTCGAGCACCTCTGAACCCCATCCCTCCTCAAAACACCACCaccgctgcagctggcgtggtgGGAGTGCAGGCCATGACACCGCAG CAGATGTCATCGCCCTCACCGGTGCAGGTCCCGACTCCTCAGTCGATGCCGCCGCCTCCGCAGCCGTCACCCCAACCCCCGACCTCACAGCCCAACTCAGCCAG CTCCGGTCCCACTCCGTCTCCGGGGGGTTTCCAGCCCAGCCCGTCTCCTCAGCCCTCGCCGAGCCCCGCCAACTCCAGAACCCCCCAGAACTACGGCGTGCCCTCCCCCGGGCCACTCAGTACTCCAG TGAACCCGAGCTCGGTGATGAGTCCGGCGGGGCCCACGTCTCTGGAGGACCAGCAGTACATGGAGAAGCTCAAACAGCTCTCCAAGTACATCGAGCCGCTGCGCCGCATGATCAACAAGATCGACAAAAACGAAG ACAGGAAGAAGGACCTGAGTAAGATGAAGAGCTTGCTGAACATCCTGACCGACCCCAACACCAG GTGTCCCCTGAAGACGCTGCAGAAATGTGAGATCGCTTTGGAGAAGCTGAAGAACGACATGGCGGTG CCGACGCCCCCTCCCCCGCCCGTGGCCACCAACAAACAGTACCTGTGTCAGCCGCTGCTGGACGCCGTCATGGCCAACATCCGCTCGCCCGTCTTCAACCACTCCCTCTACCGATCCTTCGCCCCCGCCATGAGTGCCATCCACGGGCCACCCATCAT GGGCCCGAACATCTCCGGGCGCAAGAGGAAGCACGAGGACGACGAGCGGCAGACGATCCCCAACATCCTGCAGGGCGAGGTGGCGCGCCTCGACGTCAAGTTCCTCGTCAACCTCGACCCGTCGTACTGCAGCAACAACGGCACTGTGCACCTCATCTGCAAGCTGG aCGATAAAAACCTTCCCAGCGTTCCTCCGCTGCAGCTTAGTGTTCCCGCCGATTATCCCGACCAGAGTCCGCACTGGGCCGACGACGGAGAGCAATACG gtgcgAACAGCTTCCTGCAGACGGTTCACAGGAACATGACGTCCAAACTGCTGCAGCTGCCCGACAAACACTCGGTGACCGAGCTGCTCAACACCTGGGCTCGCAGCGTCCAGCAGGCCTGCCTGTCTGCGGCCTAA
- the med15 gene encoding mediator of RNA polymerase II transcription subunit 15 isoform X6 — MPMQQLVQQQQQQQQNAMQFQQFQQQQQNAMQQQQNAIQQQQQQQNAIQQQQQQFQVQQQLRAQQQQMQQQLQQQQQQQQQAQNQQQQNQMHQSRLQLMQLQQHAQAQAQAQAQAQAQAQAQAQAQAQSIQQMVQQQQQQVQAQTQPVQMPPHSQQQQQQQQQQSGMVPQSLAGQIPSQHVSLNQQQQRLQAFQARAALQQQQQQAAQQAQQAAAQAQLNAAAAAAAVPGQLVRPGMQIPARLPRAPLNPIPPQNTTTAAAGVVGVQAMTPQQMSSPSPVQVPTPQSMPPPPQPSPQPPTSQPNSASSGPTPSPGGFQPSPSPQPSPSPANSRTPQNYGVPSPGPLSTPVNPSSVMSPAGPTSLEDQQYMEKLKQLSKYIEPLRRMINKIDKNEDRKKDLSKMKSLLNILTDPNTRCPLKTLQKCEIALEKLKNDMAVPTPPPPPVATNKQYLCQPLLDAVMANIRSPVFNHSLYRSFAPAMSAIHGPPIMGPNISGRKRKHEDDERQTIPNILQGEVARLDVKFLVNLDPSYCSNNGTVHLICKLDDKNLPSVPPLQLSVPADYPDQSPHWADDGEQYGANSFLQTVHRNMTSKLLQLPDKHSVTELLNTWARSVQQACLSAA; from the exons ATGCCCATGCAGCAGTtggtgcagcagcagcaacagcagcagcagaacgCCATGCAGTTCCAGCAGttccaacaacagcagcagaacgccatgcagcagcagcagaacgccatccaacagcagcagcagcagcagaacgccatccagcagcagcagcagcagttccaGGTGCAGCAACAGCTGAGGGCACAGCAGCAACAgatgcagcagcagctccaacagcagcagcagcagcagcagcaggcccagaaccagcagcagcagaaccaG ATGCACCAGTCCAGGCTGCAGCTTATGCAGCTCCAGCAGCACGCTCAGGCCCAGGCTCAAGCCCAAGCTCAAGCCCAAGCCCAGGCTCAGGCTCAGGCCCAGGCCCAGGCCCAGTCCATCCAGCAGatggtgcagcagcagcagcagcaggtccaGGCTCAGACTCAGCCGGTTCAGATGCCTCCTCACtcccagcagcaacagcagcagcagcagcagcagtcggGCATGGTGCCTCAGTCTCTGGCCGGACAGATCCCATCCCAGCACGTCTCTctgaaccagcagcagcagaggctgCAGGCCTTCCAG GCCCGTGCAgccttgcagcagcagcagcagcaggcagcgCAGCAAGCTCAGCAGGCCGCAGCGCAAGCACAGCTCAACGCAGCCGCCGCTGCAGCCGCCGTGCCTGGACAG CTGGTTCGTCCTGGGATGCAGATTCCAGCCCGGCTACCTCGAGCACCTCTGAACCCCATCCCTCCTCAAAACACCACCaccgctgcagctggcgtggtgGGAGTGCAGGCCATGACACCGCAG CAGATGTCATCGCCCTCACCGGTGCAGGTCCCGACTCCTCAGTCGATGCCGCCGCCTCCGCAGCCGTCACCCCAACCCCCGACCTCACAGCCCAACTCAGCCAG CTCCGGTCCCACTCCGTCTCCGGGGGGTTTCCAGCCCAGCCCGTCTCCTCAGCCCTCGCCGAGCCCCGCCAACTCCAGAACCCCCCAGAACTACGGCGTGCCCTCCCCCGGGCCACTCAGTACTCCAG TGAACCCGAGCTCGGTGATGAGTCCGGCGGGGCCCACGTCTCTGGAGGACCAGCAGTACATGGAGAAGCTCAAACAGCTCTCCAAGTACATCGAGCCGCTGCGCCGCATGATCAACAAGATCGACAAAAACGAAG ACAGGAAGAAGGACCTGAGTAAGATGAAGAGCTTGCTGAACATCCTGACCGACCCCAACACCAG GTGTCCCCTGAAGACGCTGCAGAAATGTGAGATCGCTTTGGAGAAGCTGAAGAACGACATGGCGGTG CCGACGCCCCCTCCCCCGCCCGTGGCCACCAACAAACAGTACCTGTGTCAGCCGCTGCTGGACGCCGTCATGGCCAACATCCGCTCGCCCGTCTTCAACCACTCCCTCTACCGATCCTTCGCCCCCGCCATGAGTGCCATCCACGGGCCACCCATCAT GGGCCCGAACATCTCCGGGCGCAAGAGGAAGCACGAGGACGACGAGCGGCAGACGATCCCCAACATCCTGCAGGGCGAGGTGGCGCGCCTCGACGTCAAGTTCCTCGTCAACCTCGACCCGTCGTACTGCAGCAACAACGGCACTGTGCACCTCATCTGCAAGCTGG aCGATAAAAACCTTCCCAGCGTTCCTCCGCTGCAGCTTAGTGTTCCCGCCGATTATCCCGACCAGAGTCCGCACTGGGCCGACGACGGAGAGCAATACG gtgcgAACAGCTTCCTGCAGACGGTTCACAGGAACATGACGTCCAAACTGCTGCAGCTGCCCGACAAACACTCGGTGACCGAGCTGCTCAACACCTGGGCTCGCAGCGTCCAGCAGGCCTGCCTGTCTGCGGCCTAA